Proteins from a single region of Chitinibacter bivalviorum:
- the secB gene encoding protein-export chaperone SecB yields the protein MSEENQEVKQPVFAVQKLYVTDISLESPTAPNSFMEQEQPEFNIQFRNQARSFENGFFEASLTVTATAKTEDRTTFLVEVTQAGLFQIENVPETELDPLLGIGCPSILFPYLREAVSDLTTRAGFPPLVLQPINFEAIYLQQRQQAAAAQANEQTTH from the coding sequence ATGAGCGAAGAAAACCAAGAAGTTAAGCAACCTGTATTTGCGGTACAAAAACTGTATGTGACTGATATCTCTCTTGAGTCACCGACCGCGCCAAACTCGTTCATGGAACAAGAGCAGCCAGAATTCAATATCCAGTTCCGCAATCAAGCACGCAGCTTTGAAAACGGCTTTTTCGAAGCAAGCCTGACTGTAACTGCAACAGCAAAGACCGAAGATCGTACAACTTTCTTGGTTGAAGTAACTCAAGCCGGTCTGTTCCAAATCGAAAACGTACCAGAAACTGAATTGGATCCATTATTGGGCATTGGCTGCCCGAGCATCTTGTTCCCGTACCTGCGTGAAGCGGTTTCAGATTTGACGACGCGCGCTGGCTTCCCTCCGCTGGTATTGCAGCCAATCAATTTCGAAGCGATCTATCTGCAACAACGTCAGCAAGCTGCTGCAGCACAAGCCAATGAGCAAACCACTCATTAA
- a CDS encoding DUF1523 family protein, which produces MRQTLKKMLLVAWACLAIVCLIGLDYFLPEKQIVKITGVEVKLTDKDGPISKTNPMDGPVNDVYYIYTENPARDIRVFRNEDTVWSFPFYFKFNSADLQAKAASLQTHQQDALITSYGWRLSMLSQFPNITTIELAEANAATFSFWRWFWFSVVGLLFILGFYGIHRLFKVKPAPLPEN; this is translated from the coding sequence ATGCGCCAAACCCTAAAAAAAATGTTGCTCGTCGCTTGGGCCTGCCTCGCAATCGTTTGCCTAATCGGGCTGGATTATTTCTTACCGGAAAAACAAATCGTCAAGATCACCGGCGTTGAAGTCAAACTCACCGACAAAGATGGGCCAATCAGCAAAACCAATCCCATGGATGGCCCCGTAAACGATGTGTATTACATCTACACCGAAAACCCCGCCCGAGACATTCGCGTCTTTCGCAATGAAGACACCGTCTGGAGTTTTCCGTTCTATTTCAAATTTAACTCAGCCGATCTGCAAGCTAAGGCCGCTTCGCTGCAAACGCATCAGCAAGATGCACTTATTACATCCTACGGTTGGCGGTTAAGCATGCTGTCGCAATTTCCGAATATCACCACCATTGAGCTAGCAGAAGCAAATGCCGCTACCTTTAGCTTTTGGCGCTGGTTTTGGTTTAGCGTCGTGGGACTGCTATTTATCTTGGGTTTTTACGGTATTCATCGCCTATTTAAAGTCAAACCTGCGCCGCTACCTGAAAATTAA
- a CDS encoding NAD(P)H-dependent glycerol-3-phosphate dehydrogenase, which produces MKLAVLGAGAWGTALAIRFADRQSVTLWSREVDQVAHMQKDGLNERYLPNAPFPPQLAVTHSLADAIDGAGLILIVTPMSGLRGTLKSLAELGNSAPVLWACKGLEAGTMLLPHQVAEQEMPAHIARGMLSGPSFAQEVAKGLPAAVTIAASDATFAQQVVNDLNTNILRLYASDDIVGVEIGAAVKNVMAIAAGVADGLNLGLNARAALLTRGLAEMARFCVALGGKPETMMGLAGIGDLMLTATGDLSRNRRVGLLLAQGLDLDGVLKNLGHVAEGVPTAREVLRQAQELGIDMPITRSVCQVLFENVAVSDIISDLMGRSPKMEAAV; this is translated from the coding sequence TTGAAACTCGCTGTATTAGGTGCTGGCGCTTGGGGCACTGCCCTAGCAATTCGATTTGCAGATCGTCAATCGGTCACTCTTTGGTCGCGAGAAGTGGATCAAGTCGCGCATATGCAGAAAGATGGTCTCAATGAGCGCTATCTACCCAACGCCCCATTCCCGCCGCAACTGGCTGTTACCCACTCTTTAGCAGACGCAATCGACGGCGCGGGGCTAATCCTGATAGTAACGCCAATGTCTGGGCTGCGCGGCACGTTAAAATCACTCGCCGAGCTGGGAAATAGCGCACCAGTGCTTTGGGCTTGTAAAGGTTTGGAAGCAGGCACGATGCTGCTACCGCACCAAGTCGCAGAACAAGAAATGCCCGCCCACATCGCGCGCGGTATGCTATCTGGACCAAGTTTTGCACAAGAAGTTGCCAAAGGTCTGCCAGCAGCAGTGACGATTGCCGCCAGCGATGCCACTTTTGCGCAGCAAGTAGTTAATGATCTGAATACTAATATTCTGCGCTTATATGCATCTGATGACATTGTCGGTGTAGAAATCGGCGCTGCAGTCAAAAATGTGATGGCGATTGCCGCTGGCGTTGCCGATGGTCTCAATCTCGGCCTGAATGCTCGCGCCGCTTTGCTGACTCGTGGTTTAGCCGAAATGGCACGTTTTTGCGTAGCGCTTGGCGGCAAGCCCGAGACGATGATGGGCTTGGCCGGCATTGGCGATTTAATGCTGACTGCGACGGGTGACTTATCGCGTAACCGTCGGGTTGGTTTATTACTCGCACAAGGGCTGGATCTGGACGGCGTTTTGAAAAACCTCGGTCACGTGGCCGAAGGCGTTCCAACCGCGCGAGAAGTACTGCGCCAAGCACAGGAGCTTGGCATCGACATGCCAATCACGCGCTCAGTCTGCCAGGTGCTATTTGAAAACGTCGCCGTCAGCGACATTATTTCCGATCTAATGGGTCGCAGCCCCAAAATGGAAGCCGCCGTTTAA
- a CDS encoding bifunctional diguanylate cyclase/phosphodiesterase, which translates to MSLFRQVWLMIIASAVMAFIVALLVSTLSARDYLQTQLYTQSSDNASSLALSISQQANDPAMIELMSNALFDSGHFELIRITDPHGKIINELHNKDLPSDVPSWFIARFPISVSVGTALITNGWKQAGKVEIQAHSRFAYESLWKSAQKLFIWMLLGGIATGALMHIVLRRIRAPILQIMAQAAAISERRFINVPQPRYIELRPMADAMNSMVDRVKAMLDEQTAHIEELKRDANRDPVTGLANRSFFMGRLADALSSEESLPLGVLYMLRLKDLAGINRDLGRQATDKLLTELATELAHHADSNEGWQAARLNGSDFVLFAPGQELQADFAEKLLGSIAALAPTLSNFIALGYSSYAQGDGIGAVLSRTDGALAQAESQMQNNVAAAAYAAIKASRPNDEWLQILQKAIEAQHFVAASFAVLDFNGQSLHQEMVLRLPDPATGELQSAGVFMPFAARFNLLPALDLAAVQLGLKMLSTQSADIAINIAPQSISNVQFRRDLATLLNQQSRESLMRLWLEVNESALIDDLESLSTFITEMRKLGVKVGIEHFGRQVGSMPKLYDLPLSYLKIDSSYIHDIDQQSNNQQLIKAIMAVTKALNIMTIAELVRTEGEWSKLQQLGLNGATGPVTQLKMKI; encoded by the coding sequence ATGTCTTTATTCCGCCAAGTTTGGCTGATGATCATTGCCTCTGCCGTCATGGCATTTATTGTGGCTTTGCTCGTTAGTACATTGAGTGCGCGCGACTATTTACAAACTCAGCTCTACACGCAAAGCAGTGACAACGCCTCATCGCTCGCACTATCAATATCACAGCAGGCCAATGACCCCGCAATGATCGAGTTAATGAGTAACGCACTGTTTGACTCTGGGCATTTTGAGTTGATTCGCATTACCGATCCGCACGGCAAAATCATCAATGAATTGCACAATAAAGACTTGCCTAGCGACGTGCCAAGCTGGTTTATTGCGCGCTTTCCAATTAGTGTCAGTGTAGGGACGGCGTTAATTACGAATGGCTGGAAGCAGGCTGGCAAAGTAGAAATTCAAGCGCATTCTCGTTTTGCATATGAATCGCTTTGGAAAAGTGCCCAAAAACTTTTCATCTGGATGCTACTAGGGGGTATTGCTACAGGGGCTTTGATGCACATTGTATTACGTCGCATACGTGCCCCAATACTACAAATCATGGCGCAAGCCGCCGCGATTAGTGAGCGCCGCTTTATCAATGTACCGCAACCACGTTACATCGAATTACGCCCAATGGCAGACGCAATGAATAGCATGGTCGACCGAGTGAAAGCCATGCTGGACGAGCAAACCGCGCATATCGAAGAACTAAAACGTGACGCCAATCGCGACCCCGTCACCGGCCTTGCTAATCGCAGCTTTTTTATGGGCCGGCTAGCCGATGCACTTAGCAGTGAAGAAAGTTTGCCGCTTGGTGTGCTGTATATGCTGCGCTTGAAGGATCTGGCTGGGATTAACCGCGATTTAGGCCGACAAGCTACCGATAAACTTCTGACCGAATTGGCGACCGAACTGGCTCATCACGCGGACAGTAACGAAGGCTGGCAAGCTGCGCGGCTAAATGGTTCTGATTTTGTCCTATTTGCACCTGGACAAGAATTGCAAGCGGACTTTGCCGAGAAACTATTGGGCAGTATTGCTGCACTGGCACCCACTCTGTCCAATTTCATCGCCTTGGGATATAGCTCCTACGCTCAAGGCGATGGTATTGGCGCAGTATTAAGCCGAACCGACGGTGCCTTAGCGCAAGCTGAATCCCAAATGCAAAACAATGTCGCAGCTGCTGCATATGCGGCGATCAAAGCAAGCCGTCCGAATGATGAATGGCTTCAGATTTTACAAAAAGCGATCGAGGCACAGCACTTTGTCGCAGCCAGCTTTGCCGTGCTCGATTTTAATGGTCAGTCATTGCATCAAGAAATGGTGCTTCGCCTCCCAGATCCTGCCACGGGAGAATTACAATCGGCAGGTGTGTTTATGCCGTTTGCCGCTCGATTTAATTTGCTACCAGCGCTCGATTTAGCGGCGGTGCAACTGGGGTTGAAAATGCTGTCTACGCAATCGGCCGATATTGCAATCAATATTGCGCCCCAATCCATATCGAATGTGCAGTTCCGTCGGGATTTGGCTACATTGTTAAATCAACAATCACGTGAATCTTTGATGCGTTTGTGGCTTGAAGTGAATGAAAGTGCCTTGATTGATGACTTGGAATCGCTCTCGACATTTATTACCGAAATGCGCAAATTAGGCGTCAAAGTAGGAATTGAGCATTTTGGCCGTCAAGTCGGCAGCATGCCCAAACTGTATGACTTGCCACTGTCGTACTTAAAAATCGACAGCAGTTACATTCATGACATCGATCAGCAGTCGAACAATCAACAGCTGATTAAAGCCATCATGGCTGTGACCAAAGCACTCAACATTATGACCATCGCCGAATTGGTGCGCACCGAAGGTGAATGGAGCAAACTGCAGCAATTAGGACTTAACGGCGCAACTGGGCCAGTTACTCAATTAAAAATGAAAATATAG
- the grxC gene encoding glutaredoxin 3 translates to MPKVVMYSTGYCPYCDRAERLLTQRGVTKIEKIRVDLDPAEREIMMERTQRRTVPQIYIDDYHVGGFDDLAALDHAGKLIPLLNGN, encoded by the coding sequence ATGCCCAAAGTAGTAATGTATAGCACGGGTTATTGCCCGTATTGCGATCGCGCAGAGCGATTACTTACGCAGCGTGGTGTAACTAAGATAGAAAAGATCCGAGTCGATCTTGACCCTGCTGAGCGCGAGATAATGATGGAACGTACTCAGCGCCGTACTGTGCCTCAAATTTACATTGATGATTATCATGTAGGTGGATTCGATGACTTGGCTGCGCTTGATCATGCTGGCAAATTAATTCCTCTATTGAATGGTAATTAA
- a CDS encoding SH3 domain-containing protein produces MSKPLINQLLIATLLVATTSSVYAIEYRSTAKHGVILYDAPVETSDKRFILSTNIPLEFLAEQGNWIRVRDRDGTLAWALKSDISTTRYVQVNRLAEVRKDANTSSTLLFKVDRNVVLELLQDTRTGWLKIKHRDGAVGYIRIEDVWGA; encoded by the coding sequence ATGAGCAAACCACTCATTAATCAGCTTCTGATTGCGACACTACTGGTAGCCACTACCAGTAGTGTGTATGCAATTGAATATCGCTCGACTGCCAAGCATGGTGTCATTCTTTACGACGCACCAGTCGAAACGAGCGATAAACGTTTTATTCTAAGCACTAATATTCCACTCGAATTTCTTGCTGAACAAGGCAACTGGATTCGAGTACGAGATCGGGACGGCACGTTAGCCTGGGCCCTGAAATCAGACATCAGCACAACGCGCTATGTACAGGTCAATCGCCTAGCGGAAGTTCGCAAAGACGCAAATACATCATCCACACTCTTATTCAAAGTCGACCGCAATGTCGTGCTGGAGCTACTCCAAGACACACGTACGGGCTGGCTTAAAATCAAACATCGTGATGGCGCCGTTGGCTACATCCGCATTGAAGACGTCTGGGGCGCTTAA